A single region of the Lactobacillus xylocopicola genome encodes:
- a CDS encoding N(4)-(beta-N-acetylglucosaminyl)-L-asparaginase: MNTWAAISTWRMSYDGLQAASQQLNDRVSAGDAVEKLINTVEDYPLYKSVGYGGLPNEEGVVQVDAAFMDGDTLAQGAVAALENVKHAVSVARRLSQNKTNSFLVGPGATKFAMQAGFEMTNMLTTAAKASWQDRRKSTPNIDLKPYDGHDTVGAIILDQAGSMAAATSTSGLFMKKSGRTGDSPLSGSGFYVDSEIGGAAATGLGEDIMKGCLSYEIVRQMAEGKSPQAACDATLYHFIAKLKKRSGQTGAISLIALNKQGAWGVATNVEFPFCVATAEGGAQIYFAQPGQAGVTPIKAVSSAWFDEYEKQNGISLD; this comes from the coding sequence ATGAATACATGGGCAGCGATATCGACTTGGAGAATGTCGTATGATGGTCTACAAGCAGCCAGTCAGCAACTAAATGATCGAGTTAGCGCTGGAGACGCAGTTGAGAAATTAATTAATACCGTAGAAGACTATCCCTTGTATAAGTCAGTCGGCTATGGCGGCTTGCCCAATGAAGAAGGGGTGGTTCAAGTAGATGCGGCTTTTATGGACGGCGATACTCTAGCTCAAGGAGCAGTAGCTGCACTTGAGAATGTTAAGCATGCCGTTTCAGTTGCCCGCCGACTAAGCCAAAACAAGACTAACAGCTTTTTAGTGGGGCCAGGAGCGACCAAATTTGCGATGCAGGCTGGTTTTGAAATGACTAACATGCTAACCACAGCGGCTAAAGCAAGCTGGCAAGACAGGCGCAAGTCAACACCAAATATAGACTTAAAGCCCTATGATGGTCACGACACGGTCGGTGCCATTATACTTGACCAGGCTGGCTCGATGGCAGCAGCCACGTCTACTTCTGGTCTGTTTATGAAGAAGAGCGGTCGCACGGGCGATTCTCCGTTATCTGGTTCAGGCTTTTATGTTGATAGTGAAATTGGCGGCGCTGCGGCTACTGGCTTAGGCGAGGATATTATGAAGGGCTGCTTGTCTTATGAAATTGTTAGGCAGATGGCGGAGGGCAAGTCCCCGCAAGCAGCTTGTGATGCGACCCTTTATCACTTTATTGCCAAGCTAAAAAAACGCTCTGGTCAGACTGGCGCTATCTCCTTGATTGCGCTGAATAAGCAGGGCGCATGGGGCGTGGCCACGAATGTGGAATTTCCTTTCTGCGTGGCCACGGCTGAAGGGGGAGCTCAGATTTACTTTGCCCAGCCTGGTCAAGCAGGAGTAACCCCAATCAAAGCAGTTTCATCAGCGTGGTTTGATGAGTATGAAAAGCAAAATGGGATTAGCCTTGATTAG
- the cas2e gene encoding type I-E CRISPR-associated endoribonuclease Cas2e, with translation MIVITLTKVPPSLRGDLTKWCQEIQTGVYVGNVTARIRDLLWDRIMRDIGNGQATMAFNAKNEFGYQVKTTRPDYQVRDFEGIPLVKRLNRVDVPVKHGFSKAAKWRKAKAGMQKHYSIESQDRFVTLDIETTGLDPTKDQIISISAVKRNADGTKEHYDAFVKIDQRIPESIVKLTGISNESLKDQGIELSKALHGLKIFVERLPLIGYNLSFDDRFISTGFKTINEEGLSNKLIDLMPIVKKKNKFLDDYKLGTVLEKYKIENSRPHEARSDAEATLSLAEKLIKNEDLHF, from the coding sequence ATGATAGTTATTACTTTAACTAAAGTTCCGCCTTCACTTAGAGGGGACCTAACCAAGTGGTGTCAAGAAATTCAGACCGGTGTTTATGTTGGTAATGTGACCGCGAGGATCCGTGATTTATTATGGGACCGAATTATGCGTGACATCGGTAATGGTCAGGCAACTATGGCCTTCAATGCTAAAAATGAATTTGGCTATCAAGTTAAAACTACTAGACCGGATTATCAGGTTAGGGATTTTGAAGGAATTCCGCTGGTAAAACGATTAAACCGGGTAGATGTTCCTGTTAAACATGGCTTTAGTAAGGCTGCGAAATGGCGCAAAGCAAAAGCCGGTATGCAAAAACATTATAGTATAGAAAGTCAAGACCGTTTCGTTACCCTTGACATCGAGACCACGGGTTTAGATCCAACGAAAGATCAAATAATCTCGATTTCTGCTGTTAAAAGAAATGCTGACGGAACCAAAGAACATTACGATGCTTTTGTTAAAATTGACCAAAGAATCCCCGAAAGCATTGTTAAGCTAACCGGCATTTCAAATGAAAGTCTAAAGGATCAAGGTATTGAATTAAGCAAAGCACTGCATGGGCTGAAAATATTTGTTGAAAGATTACCGCTTATCGGCTATAACTTGTCCTTTGATGATAGGTTTATCTCGACGGGTTTTAAGACTATCAATGAAGAAGGTTTATCTAATAAATTAATTGACTTAATGCCAATTGTAAAAAAGAAAAACAAATTTCTAGATGATTATAAGTTAGGTACTGTATTGGAAAAATACAAAATCGAAAATTCAAGACCGCATGAAGCAAGATCAGACGCTGAAGCAACTTTGAGTCTTGCAGAAAAACTAATTAAAAACGAAGATCTTCATTTTTAG